One segment of Coffea arabica cultivar ET-39 chromosome 7c, Coffea Arabica ET-39 HiFi, whole genome shotgun sequence DNA contains the following:
- the LOC113699976 gene encoding AAA-ATPase At3g50940 codes for MFKLTCYKYPFLDNFFCIPTRLLPLPIFNRLSSIPISLKHKKSPISKTHFQILSYFPFHSKKMSESSSSNLAMAKTILSTVGSVAATAMVVRSVVREFVPAEMEDYLFSGLRRLFDRFSNQLTMVIDEFDGLVNNEIYEAAEVYLGPKVTPTTRRLKISKPEKQKNFNIAMEKGEELTDIFHGIKFKWVWIVNKVETRNFYNPRDMNSTLRSEVRSFELTFHKKNQDFVINTYLPYIVSEAESRKHEKKTIKLFTVDPEQMYDINNAWLSVTLDHPSTFDTLAMDSEMKDMVLKDLERFAKRREFYRKVGKAWKRGYLLYGPPGTGKSSLIAAIANFLNFDIYDLELTEIRRNTDLRKLLVATANKSILVVEDIDCTIEFKDRLSNKAAAASSEPESHEEENKVTLSGFLNFIDGLWSSCGDERIIIFTTNHKEKLDPALLRPGRMDVHIHMSYCTPSGFRILAANYLEIKDHCLFKEIEELIAATEVTPAEVAEQLLKNDEADVILEGLIDFLHAKRKEKEEAETKKVEVEPTEEERNVEEEGEREQKDGTKQES; via the exons ATGTTCAAACTTACCTGCTACAAATACCCTTTCCTCGACAATTTTTTTTGCATACCTACTAGGCTACTACCACTGCCTATTTTCAACCGACTTTCTTCAATCCCTATTTCTCTGAAACATAAGAAATCTCCAATTTCAAAAACCCATTTTCAGATCCTAAGTTACTTCCCATTCCATTCCAAGAAAATGTCAGAATCATCCAGCTCCAATTTGGCCATGGCCAAGACCATTTTGTCCACAGTTGGCTCAGTTGCAGCCACAGCAATGGTGGTCCGTTCAGTAGTCCGAGAATTTGTCCCAGCTGAGATGGAAGACTACCTCTTTTCTGGCCTTAGGAGGCTCTTTGACCGATTCTCAAATCAACTGACAATGGTGATTGATGAATTTGATGGGCTGGTCAACAATGAAATCTACGAGGCGGCTGAGGTCTACCTAGGCCCGAAAGTAACCCCAACAACCCGAAGACTCAAAATCAGCAAGCCCGAAAAGCAGAAGAACTTCAACATTGCCATGGAGAAAGGTGAGGAGCTCACAGATATCTTTCACGGGATCAAATTTAAGTGGGTTTGGATCGTTAACAAAGTTGAAACAAGAAATTTTTATAATCCCAGAGACATGAATTCCACTCTGAGGTCAGAGGTAAGGTCCTTTGAGCTGACATTTCACAAGAAAAATCAAGACTTTGTGATCAATACATACTTGCCTTATATAGTAAGTGAAGCAGAGTCGAGGAAACACGAGAAGAAAACTATCAAGCTTTTTACGGTGGATCCTGAACAGATGTATGACATCAACAATGCATGGCTGTCTGTGACTCTTGATCATCCTTCTACTTTCGATACATTGGCTATGGATTCAGAGATGAAAGATATGGTCTTGAAGGATCTCGAGAGGTTTGCGAAGAGAAGGGAATTTTATAGGAAAGTTGGCAAGGCTTGGAAAAGAGGGTACTTGTTGTATGGTCCTCCAGGGACTGGAAAATCTAGCTTGATTGCTGCCattgccaatttcttgaattttgataTTTATGATTTGGAGTTGACTGAGATCAGGAGGAatactgatttgaggaaattgtTGGTGGCCACTGCTAATAAGTCTATATTGGTGGTGGAGGATATTGATTGCACTATTGAGTTTAAGGACAGGTTGAGCAATAAAGCTGCTGCTGCATCTTCAGAACCTGAATCTCACGAGGAAGAAAACAAG GTGACACTGTCTGGTTTCCTCAATTTTATTGATGGTTTATGGTCAAGTTGTGGTGACGAGAGGATCATAATTTTCACTACAAATCACAAAGAAAAGTTGGACCCTGCTTTATTGCGGCCTGGTAGAATGGATGTTCACATTCACATGTCCTATTGCACCCCTTCTGGATTCAGAATTTTGGCTGCAAATTACCTTGAAATTAAAGACCACTGCCTGTTTAAAGAAATTGAGGAATTGATTGCAGCCACAGAGGTTACACCCGCAGAAGTTGCAGAGCAGTTGTTGAAGAATGATGAGGCTGATGTTATACTTGAAGGGTTGATTGATTTTCTCCATgcgaagagaaaagaaaaagaagaagccgAGACTAAGAAAGTTGAAGTAGAGCCAACAGAGGAGGAGAGAAATGTAGAGGAGGAAGGTGAGAGAGAACAGAAAGATGGTACAAAACAAGAAAGCTGA
- the LOC113699978 gene encoding proteasome subunit beta type-1: MTKEQANWSPYDNNGGTCVAIAGADYCVVAADTRMASGYNILTRDYSKIAKLADKCAMASSGFQADVRALQKHLEARHLIYQHQHNKQMSTPAMAQLLSNTLYYKRFFPYYAFNVLGGLDSQGKGCVFTYDAVGSYERVGYSSQGSGSTLIMPFLDNQLKSPSPLLLPAKDAVTPLSESEAIDLVKTCFASATERDIYTGDKLEIVVLNAEGTRREYMELRKD, translated from the exons ATGACGAAAGAACAAGCTAATTGGTCTCCTTACGACAACAATGGagg CACTTGTGTCGCAATTGCCGGTGCAGATTATTGTGTTGTTGCGGCCGACACGAGAATGGCTTCGGGATACAATATATTAACCCGGGATTACTCCAAAATCGCTAAATT GGCGGACAAATGTGCCATGGCATCTTCTGGATTTCAGGCTGATGTAAGAGCTTTGCAAAAGCACTTAGAAGCAAGGCATCTG atctatcagCATCAGCACAATAAACAAATGAGCACTCCTGCCATGGCTCAGTTGCTGTCGAACACCCTTTACTACAAGCGCTTCTTTCCTTACTATGCTTTTAATGTTCTGGGGGGGCTTGATAGTCAGG GGAAGGGGTGTGTCTTCACATATGACGCTGTTGGATCCTATGAGAGGGTTGGATATAGTTCACAAGGTTCTGGTTCTACATTGATCATGCCTTTCTTGGACAACCAGCTAAAGTCTCCTAGCCCTCTCTTATTACCTGCAAAG GATGCTGTTACACCACTTTCTGAATCTGAAGCCATTGACCTGGTAAAGACATGTTTTGCTTCTGCAACAGAAAGAGATATCTACACC GGCGACAAGCTGGAAATTGTGGTCTTGAACGCTGAGGGAACTAGACGTGAATATATGGAACTGAGGAAGGATTGA
- the LOC113699977 gene encoding AAA-ATPase At3g50940 isoform X2 codes for MVTFTAIPSPSSVFSAYASLSASIMLFQTVLNQFVPRPVQNCISSAIRYYFKPRSSKLVVVIEENDGISNNEIYNAAEIYLYSKIDSSIECLKITKRPKEASINIKFAHCEKMVDYYDGVEVVWRFCCEERKKGPSKLVDDDSGHFFSDFEKRYFELSFNRKHKEKILGSYVPYVLRRSKDIKAEKKVVKLHTLSSISYSSSIAWESINLEHPSTFDTIALDAKLKKAIIEDLDRFVRRKDFYRKVGKAWKRGYLLHGPPGTGKSSLIAAIANYLRFDIYDLELANIKRDSDLRRLLLKTANRSILVIEDIDCGVELPDRKGPSAHAEGRPREPQFTLSGLLNFIDGLWSSCGDERIIIFTTNNRDRLDPALLRAGRMDMHISMSYLTAEGFKILATNYLDIKDHHWQFEEIGELIESMNVTPAEVAEELMKSDDADVSLGGLLNFLNVKRKKMNDDDEDGDGTKDKGSDEIDQVQKGKRLKLDINTDELPR; via the exons atggtgacTTTCACAGCAATACCTTCGCCATCATCAGTTTTCTCAGCATATGCCTCATTATCAGCTTCTATCATGCTGTTTCAGACAGTGCTAAATCAATTTGTACCCCGTCCGGTACAAAACTGTATTTCCTCTGCCATCAGGTACTATTTCAAGCCTAGGTCCTCGAAGTTGGTTGTAGTTATTGAGGAGAATGATGGGATATCAAACAATGAAATATACAATGCTGCTGAAATATATCTCTACAGCAAGATTGATTCCAGCATTGAATGTCTCAAGATCACCAAACGTCCCAAAGAGGCAAGCATAAACATCAAATTTGCTCACTGTGAAAAAATGGTTGATTACTATGATGGGgttgaagttgtttggaggTTCTGTTGTGAAGAGAGGAAAAAGGGTCCTTCAAAGCTTGTGGATGATGATTCTGGTCATTTTTTCTCAGACTTCGAGAAAAGATACTTTGAGCTTAGTTTTAACAGAAAGCACAAGGAAAAGATTTTGGGCTCCTATGTTCCTTACGTCCTACGAAGATCCAAGGACATCAAAGCTGAAAAGAAGGTTGTAAAGTTGCATACTTTGTCTTCCATCTCTTATTCATCATCAATAGCGTGGGAATCCATCAACCTCGAACATCCCTCCACCTTTGACACGATCGCATTGGATGCAAAGCTGAAGAAAGCAATTATTGAAGATTTGGATAGATTTGTAAGGAGGAAAGATTTTTACAGGAAGGTCGGGAAAGCATGGAAAAGAGGCTACTTGTTGCATGGCCCTCCAGGGACCGGAAAGTCGAGTTTGATAGCTGCAATAGCTAACTATCTGAGGTTTGATATATATGATCTTGAGCTTGCAAATATAAAACGTGACTCTGATTTGAGGAGATTGTTGCTCAAGACTGCAAATCGTTCCATACTCGTTATAGAAGATATTGATTGCGGTGTGGAGTTGCCTGATAGAAAGGGGCCATCTGCACATGCAGAGGGACGTCCAAGGGAACCCCAG TTTACGCTGTCAGGGCTGTTGAACTTCATAGATGGTCTGTGGTCTAGCTGCGGGGATGAGCGAATCATCATATTCACAACCAACAACAGGGACAGGCTTGATCCAGCATTGCTGCGTGCAGGGCGAATGGACATGCACATTTCGATGTCATATCTAACAGCTGAAGGTTTCAAGATCTTGGCCACCAATTACCTGGATATCAAAGATCACCATTGGCAGTTTGAGGAGATAGGAGAATTGATCGAGAGCATGAATGTCACTCCAGCAGAAGTTGCGGAAGAACTGATGAAGAGTGATGATGCTGATGTTTCCCTCGGAGGACTGCTTAACTTTCTCAACGtcaagaggaagaagatgaatgatgatgatgaagatggtgATGGAACGAAAGATAAAGGGAGTGATGAAATTGATCAGGTCCAGAAAGGGAAAAGGCTTAAGCTTGACATCAACACAGATGAACTTCCTCGTTGA
- the LOC113699977 gene encoding AAA-ATPase At3g50940 isoform X1: protein MVTFTAIPSPSSVFSAYASLSASIMLFQTVLNQFVPRPVQNCISSAIRYYFKPRSSKLVVVIEENDGISNNEIYNAAEIYLYSKIDSSIECLKITKRPKEASINIKFAHCEKMVDYYDGVEVVWRFCCEERKKGPSKLVDDDSGHFFSDFEKRYFELSFNRKHKEKILGSYVPYVLRRSKDIKAEKKVVKLHTLSSISYSSSIAWESINLEHPSTFDTIALDAKLKKAIIEDLDRFVRRKDFYRKVGKAWKRGYLLHGPPGTGKSSLIAAIANYLRFDIYDLELANIKRDSDLRRLLLKTANRSILVIEDIDCGVELPDRKGPSAHAEGRPREPQVRSCRFTLSGLLNFIDGLWSSCGDERIIIFTTNNRDRLDPALLRAGRMDMHISMSYLTAEGFKILATNYLDIKDHHWQFEEIGELIESMNVTPAEVAEELMKSDDADVSLGGLLNFLNVKRKKMNDDDEDGDGTKDKGSDEIDQVQKGKRLKLDINTDELPR, encoded by the exons atggtgacTTTCACAGCAATACCTTCGCCATCATCAGTTTTCTCAGCATATGCCTCATTATCAGCTTCTATCATGCTGTTTCAGACAGTGCTAAATCAATTTGTACCCCGTCCGGTACAAAACTGTATTTCCTCTGCCATCAGGTACTATTTCAAGCCTAGGTCCTCGAAGTTGGTTGTAGTTATTGAGGAGAATGATGGGATATCAAACAATGAAATATACAATGCTGCTGAAATATATCTCTACAGCAAGATTGATTCCAGCATTGAATGTCTCAAGATCACCAAACGTCCCAAAGAGGCAAGCATAAACATCAAATTTGCTCACTGTGAAAAAATGGTTGATTACTATGATGGGgttgaagttgtttggaggTTCTGTTGTGAAGAGAGGAAAAAGGGTCCTTCAAAGCTTGTGGATGATGATTCTGGTCATTTTTTCTCAGACTTCGAGAAAAGATACTTTGAGCTTAGTTTTAACAGAAAGCACAAGGAAAAGATTTTGGGCTCCTATGTTCCTTACGTCCTACGAAGATCCAAGGACATCAAAGCTGAAAAGAAGGTTGTAAAGTTGCATACTTTGTCTTCCATCTCTTATTCATCATCAATAGCGTGGGAATCCATCAACCTCGAACATCCCTCCACCTTTGACACGATCGCATTGGATGCAAAGCTGAAGAAAGCAATTATTGAAGATTTGGATAGATTTGTAAGGAGGAAAGATTTTTACAGGAAGGTCGGGAAAGCATGGAAAAGAGGCTACTTGTTGCATGGCCCTCCAGGGACCGGAAAGTCGAGTTTGATAGCTGCAATAGCTAACTATCTGAGGTTTGATATATATGATCTTGAGCTTGCAAATATAAAACGTGACTCTGATTTGAGGAGATTGTTGCTCAAGACTGCAAATCGTTCCATACTCGTTATAGAAGATATTGATTGCGGTGTGGAGTTGCCTGATAGAAAGGGGCCATCTGCACATGCAGAGGGACGTCCAAGGGAACCCCAG GTTCGATCATGCCGG TTTACGCTGTCAGGGCTGTTGAACTTCATAGATGGTCTGTGGTCTAGCTGCGGGGATGAGCGAATCATCATATTCACAACCAACAACAGGGACAGGCTTGATCCAGCATTGCTGCGTGCAGGGCGAATGGACATGCACATTTCGATGTCATATCTAACAGCTGAAGGTTTCAAGATCTTGGCCACCAATTACCTGGATATCAAAGATCACCATTGGCAGTTTGAGGAGATAGGAGAATTGATCGAGAGCATGAATGTCACTCCAGCAGAAGTTGCGGAAGAACTGATGAAGAGTGATGATGCTGATGTTTCCCTCGGAGGACTGCTTAACTTTCTCAACGtcaagaggaagaagatgaatgatgatgatgaagatggtgATGGAACGAAAGATAAAGGGAGTGATGAAATTGATCAGGTCCAGAAAGGGAAAAGGCTTAAGCTTGACATCAACACAGATGAACTTCCTCGTTGA